One genomic region from Drosophila busckii strain San Diego stock center, stock number 13000-0081.31 chromosome 3R, ASM1175060v1, whole genome shotgun sequence encodes:
- the LOC108602726 gene encoding esterase B1, translating into MSFDIAIADQMRIALNYVKFKTKQQRLRSKDKVVADTVYGKVKGVKWRSIYGNNYCSFEGVPFAKPPLGELRFKAPVEPEPWSEIKRCTRERSKPCQVNLVLNQVQGSEDCLYLNVHTRDLHPQKPMPVLVWIYGGGFQMGEASRDLYSPDYFMMEHVVLVTISYRVGVLGFLTLDDEQLDVPGNAGLKDQVLALRWVKRNCHFFGGDPDNITVLGESAGGASTHYMMLTEQTRNLFHKAVLMSGSALSSWSMTPKNNWAYRLAQATGFTSPPNDRNVLNHLRSCKTSSMLRMAEEIITMEERHQRKLMFSFAPTVEPYESAHCVIPKPPLEMMRNCWGNEIPMIVGGNSFEGLLVFPEIRKWPGLLCELGDCEFVTPEDAGLNVEQRRAFGKQLRAAYFGDKQPSLATLLEYCDLCSYKYFWHSIHRTLLSRALNAPKVPTYLYRFDFDSKHFNIMRIITCGRKVRGTCHADDLSYLFYNAAAKKLKRRTAEFKTIRRLVCMLVQFSATGNPSTPLAAQDTTDDEKPAQPWLPISQEDAVFRCLNISHDVQVMDLPEADKLRLWDSMYLDKRLLY; encoded by the exons CTATGTCAAGTTCAagacaaagcagcagcgactgcgcagCAAGGATAAGGTGGTGGCAGACACCGTTTATGGCAAGGTGAAGGGCGTCAAGTGGCGCTCGATTTATGGCAACAACTACTGCAGCTTCGAGGGCGTTCCCTTCGCCAAGCCCCCGCTGGGAGAGCTGCGCTTCAAGGCGCCCGTCGAGCCAGAGCCTTGGTCCGAGATCAAGCGCTGCACTCGGGAGCGCTCAAAGCCCTGCCAGGTGAACTTGGTGCTAAACCAAGTGCAGGGCAGCGAAGACTGTCTATATCTCAACGTTCACACAAGAGAC CTGCATCCACAAAAGCCTATGCCTGTTTTGGTCTGGATCTATGGCGGCGGCTTTCAAATGGGGGAGGCCTCGCGTGATCTCTACAGTCCAGACTACTTTATGATGGAGCATGTGGTGTTAGTCACCATCTCTTACCGCGTGGGCGTGCTGGGCTTTCTCACACTGGACGATGAGCAACTCGATGTACCTGGCAATGCTGGCCTCAAGGACCAGGTGCTCGCTTTGCGCTGGGTCAAGCGTAATTGTCACTTTTTTGGCGGCGATCCAGACAACATAACCGTTCTTGGAGAGAGCGCGGGCGGCGCATCCACACATTATATGATGCTGACCGAACAAACACGTAATCTCTTTCACAAAGCCGTGCTCATGTCGGGCTCAGCGCTTTCGTCCTGGTCGATGACGCCCAAAAATAATTGGGCCTATCGCCTGGCGCAAGCGACTGGCTTCACGAGTCCGCCGAATGATCGCAATGTACTGAACCATCTGCGTAGCTGTAAGACAAGCAGCATGCTGCGCATGGCCGAGGAGATCATTACCATGGAGGAGCGCCATCAGCGGAAGCTAATGTTCAGCTTTGCGCCAACCGTGGAGCCATATGAATCGGCGCACTGTGTGATACCCAAGCCACCGCTGGAGATGATGCGCAACTGCTGGGGCAACGAGATACCCATGATAGTGGGCGGCAACTCTTTCGAAGGCCTTCTCGTCTTTCCCGAGATTCGCAAGTGGCCAGGGCTGTTGTGCGAACTGGGCGACTGCGAGTTTGTAACTCCCGAGGATGCCGGCCTCAATGTGGAACAGCGTCGTGCCTTTGGCAAGCAGCTAAGAGCCGCCTACTTTGGCGACAAGCAACCCAGTCTTGCGACTTTGCTGGAATACTGTGAT CTCTGCTCGTACAAATATTTCTGGCACAGCATACACCGCACGCTGCTGTCACGCGCCTTGAATGCCCCCAAGGTGCCAACATATTTGTATCGCTTCGACTTTGATTCAAAGCACTTTAACATAATGCGAATTATCACCTGCGGCCGCAAGGTGCGCGGCACGTGTCATGCCGACGATTTGTCCTACTTGTTCTACAATGCGGCAGCCAAAAAACTAAAGCGCCGCACAGCCGAGTTCAAGACCATAAGACGGCTGGTCTGCATGCTAGTGCAGTTTTCTGCAACCGGTAATCCCAGCACACCGCTAGCCGCGCAAGACACCACCGATGACGAGAAACCGGCTCAGCCCTGGCTGCCCATATCACAAGAGGATGCGGTGTTCAGGTGTCTTAACATTTCGCACGATGTTCAGGTGATGGATTTGCCCGAAGCCGATAAGCTGCGTCTCTGGGACAGCATGTACTTGGACAAGCGTCTGTTGTACTAG